One stretch of Suricata suricatta isolate VVHF042 chromosome 13, meerkat_22Aug2017_6uvM2_HiC, whole genome shotgun sequence DNA includes these proteins:
- the TEX48 gene encoding testis-expressed protein 48 isoform X1 encodes MTETPPPYTFNIQEANWNKAKSHEARIYKKEIETKANSGRQPTKTWPRRSSVYAADTVRSPRPRMTPRSPVSPRSISLPPAVGLQKEEMDSKNSNPANEASRLPLGQALILPEKRASTTSNSEYEELNTHVSQRGFYKRNLHRYSWDHWLFQRCHIGRP; translated from the exons ATGACT GAAACACCCCCCCCCTACACATTCAACATACAGGAAGCAAACTGGAATAAAGCAAAATCCCATGAGGCAAGAATTTATAAGAAGGAAATTGAAACGAAAGCAAACAGCGGAAGA CAGCCCACCAAAACTTGGCCTCGAAGATCTTCTGTTTATGCTGCAGATACTGTGAGGAGCCCCAGGCCACGGATGACGCCAAGGTCCCCAGTCAGCCCCAGGAGCATCAGTCTTCCACCTGCAGTAG GTTTGCAGAAGGAGGAGATGGACAGCAAGAATTCGAATCCTGCTAATGAAGCCTCCCGCTTGCCTTTGGGACAAGCTCTGATCCTCCCAGAAAAGAGAGCTTCCACCACCAGCAACAGTGAGTATGAAG AACTGAATACTCACGTTTCCCAGAGAGGTTTTTACAAGAGAAACCTACACCGCTACTCCTGGGACCACTGGCTCTTCCAGCGGTGCCACATTGGGAGACCCTGA
- the TEX48 gene encoding testis-expressed protein 48 isoform X2: protein MKETPPPYTFNIQEANWNKAKSHEARIYKKEIETKANSGRQPTKTWPRRSSVYAADTVRSPRPRMTPRSPVSPRSISLPPAVGLQKEEMDSKNSNPANEASRLPLGQALILPEKRASTTSNSEYEELNTHVSQRGFYKRNLHRYSWDHWLFQRCHIGRP, encoded by the exons ATGAAG GAAACACCCCCCCCCTACACATTCAACATACAGGAAGCAAACTGGAATAAAGCAAAATCCCATGAGGCAAGAATTTATAAGAAGGAAATTGAAACGAAAGCAAACAGCGGAAGA CAGCCCACCAAAACTTGGCCTCGAAGATCTTCTGTTTATGCTGCAGATACTGTGAGGAGCCCCAGGCCACGGATGACGCCAAGGTCCCCAGTCAGCCCCAGGAGCATCAGTCTTCCACCTGCAGTAG GTTTGCAGAAGGAGGAGATGGACAGCAAGAATTCGAATCCTGCTAATGAAGCCTCCCGCTTGCCTTTGGGACAAGCTCTGATCCTCCCAGAAAAGAGAGCTTCCACCACCAGCAACAGTGAGTATGAAG AACTGAATACTCACGTTTCCCAGAGAGGTTTTTACAAGAGAAACCTACACCGCTACTCCTGGGACCACTGGCTCTTCCAGCGGTGCCACATTGGGAGACCCTGA
- the TEX48 gene encoding testis-expressed protein 48 isoform X3, which yields MRQEFIRRKLKRKQTAEEYCEEPQATDDAKVPSQPQEHQSSTCSLQKEEMDSKNSNPANEASRLPLGQALILPEKRASTTSNSEYEELNTHVSQRGFYKRNLHRYSWDHWLFQRCHIGRP from the exons ATGAGGCAAGAATTTATAAGAAGGAAATTGAAACGAAAGCAAACAGCGGAAGA ATACTGTGAGGAGCCCCAGGCCACGGATGACGCCAAGGTCCCCAGTCAGCCCCAGGAGCATCAGTCTTCCACCTGCA GTTTGCAGAAGGAGGAGATGGACAGCAAGAATTCGAATCCTGCTAATGAAGCCTCCCGCTTGCCTTTGGGACAAGCTCTGATCCTCCCAGAAAAGAGAGCTTCCACCACCAGCAACAGTGAGTATGAAG AACTGAATACTCACGTTTCCCAGAGAGGTTTTTACAAGAGAAACCTACACCGCTACTCCTGGGACCACTGGCTCTTCCAGCGGTGCCACATTGGGAGACCCTGA
- the TEX48 gene encoding testis-expressed protein 48 isoform X4: MAAHQNLASKIFCLCCRYCEEPQATDDAKVPSQPQEHQSSTCSLQKEEMDSKNSNPANEASRLPLGQALILPEKRASTTSNSEYEELNTHVSQRGFYKRNLHRYSWDHWLFQRCHIGRP, from the exons ATGG CAGCCCACCAAAACTTGGCCTCGAAGATCTTCTGTTTATGCTGCAGATACTGTGAGGAGCCCCAGGCCACGGATGACGCCAAGGTCCCCAGTCAGCCCCAGGAGCATCAGTCTTCCACCTGCA GTTTGCAGAAGGAGGAGATGGACAGCAAGAATTCGAATCCTGCTAATGAAGCCTCCCGCTTGCCTTTGGGACAAGCTCTGATCCTCCCAGAAAAGAGAGCTTCCACCACCAGCAACAGTGAGTATGAAG AACTGAATACTCACGTTTCCCAGAGAGGTTTTTACAAGAGAAACCTACACCGCTACTCCTGGGACCACTGGCTCTTCCAGCGGTGCCACATTGGGAGACCCTGA
- the TEX48 gene encoding testis-expressed protein 48 isoform X5, whose translation MDTVRSPRPRMTPRSPVSPRSISLPPAVGLQKEEMDSKNSNPANEASRLPLGQALILPEKRASTTSNSEYEELNTHVSQRGFYKRNLHRYSWDHWLFQRCHIGRP comes from the exons ATGG ATACTGTGAGGAGCCCCAGGCCACGGATGACGCCAAGGTCCCCAGTCAGCCCCAGGAGCATCAGTCTTCCACCTGCAGTAG GTTTGCAGAAGGAGGAGATGGACAGCAAGAATTCGAATCCTGCTAATGAAGCCTCCCGCTTGCCTTTGGGACAAGCTCTGATCCTCCCAGAAAAGAGAGCTTCCACCACCAGCAACAGTGAGTATGAAG AACTGAATACTCACGTTTCCCAGAGAGGTTTTTACAAGAGAAACCTACACCGCTACTCCTGGGACCACTGGCTCTTCCAGCGGTGCCACATTGGGAGACCCTGA